The proteins below are encoded in one region of Telopea speciosissima isolate NSW1024214 ecotype Mountain lineage chromosome 10, Tspe_v1, whole genome shotgun sequence:
- the LOC122642049 gene encoding uncharacterized protein LOC122642049, with translation MARSLQRDLDRIAETADTSTPEGLSYVLTETTLSLLRHPDHCISGYFSVGVKRSIEDGEKRFNQLSIEERGKFDEETLVNVNNIKKKSRTSQRASGFSNEYIVITILVAEEGVHKLPFINGSADLKAVLQKLGSISSSKTLAVEVLWTPQNENDTL, from the exons ATGGCGCGTTCACTGCAAAGAGATCTTGATCGGATAGCTGAAACTGCAGACACATCCACGCCGGAGGGTTTGAGTTACGTATTGACAG AGACCACATTATCTCTACTTCGCCATCCTGATCATTGCATCTCTGGTTATTTCTCT GTGGGTGTGAAGCGAAGCATTGAGGATGGAGAGAAGAGGTTCAATCAACTTTCCATTGAAGAAAGAGGGAAATTTGACGAAGAGACACTtgtcaatgtgaacaacatcaAAAAGAAAAGCAGAACGAGCCAAAGGGCTAGTGGATTCAGTAATGAGTATATAGTG ATAACAATACTGGTGGCTGAGGAAGGAGTTCATAAGCTACCTTTCATCAATGGTAGTGCCGACTTGAAGGCGGTTTTGCAAAAGCTGGGTTCCATTTCCTCCAGCAAAACTCTG GCAGTGGAAGTTTTATGGACTCCTCAGAATGAAAATGACACACTGTAA